The following proteins are co-located in the Syntrophorhabdaceae bacterium genome:
- a CDS encoding ATP-dependent RecD-like DNA helicase, which translates to MHKTKTQFEIKGQLERVTFTNEENGYTIAKIKIQGRRDLVTIVGTMFSLSPGEVLKLKGYWDHHPKYGEQFRVASYETVLPATAKGIERYLGSGMIKGIGPVMAKRLVSKFGEETLRIIEDETERLKEVDGIGEKRIEIIKRAWDEQKEIRDVMIFLQGNGISPAYAVKIYRQYGSDAIRIVRENPYRLAMDVFGIGFKTADTIAGKLGIPKDSQMRSEAGIIHVLHELSEDGHVYYPYGSLIERCSEILDVKEDKIPYAIDAISKDGKIIIDEGFVKKKESNDVNARAVYLAKYHISESGIALRLRRLLSTSKQLRLVNIDEAITWVQGSLNIDFSTKQLEAIKEAIHSKIMIITGGPGTGKTTIIKAIINIYKRMGQKVLLAAPTGRAAKRMTEATEHEAKTIHRLLEYSPGSGSFKKNEENPLDADLIIIDETSMVDTIIMYYLLKAVKTKTTLIFVGDADQLPSVGAGNVLKDLIDSGYIPTIRLNEIFRQSRESMIIVNAHRVNNGEMPFMKKGFNNKEDFFFTEIEDSEEVVRHIIYLCRDAVPKRYGFDPLRDIQVLTPMHRGIAGVANLNKELQEALNPHGKELIRGGRAFRIGDKVMQIRNNYDKDVYNGDIGRIVTIDQEVQEIYVDYDGRLVTYEFSELDEIILAYAISVHKSQGSEYPVVIMPVLTQHYMLLQRNLLYTGITRGKKLVFIIGTKKALFIAIKNNKPLKRFTLLKERLLFNKGL; encoded by the coding sequence ATGCATAAGACAAAGACACAGTTTGAGATAAAGGGACAATTGGAAAGGGTTACCTTCACCAATGAAGAAAATGGATATACCATAGCCAAGATAAAGATTCAGGGTAGGAGGGATCTGGTCACAATAGTGGGAACCATGTTCTCCCTGTCTCCAGGAGAGGTGCTTAAGCTCAAGGGATATTGGGATCATCACCCAAAATATGGCGAACAATTCAGGGTTGCCTCTTATGAAACTGTTCTTCCTGCCACAGCAAAAGGCATAGAGAGATACCTTGGGTCAGGCATGATAAAAGGTATAGGCCCTGTAATGGCAAAGAGGCTTGTATCTAAATTTGGCGAGGAGACCCTCAGGATAATAGAAGATGAGACAGAAAGACTAAAAGAAGTGGACGGCATAGGAGAAAAGAGGATAGAGATCATAAAGAGGGCATGGGATGAACAGAAGGAGATAAGGGATGTCATGATTTTTCTTCAAGGTAATGGCATAAGCCCTGCCTATGCAGTGAAGATCTACAGGCAATATGGTAGTGATGCCATAAGGATTGTAAGAGAAAACCCATATAGGCTTGCCATGGATGTCTTTGGCATCGGTTTTAAGACTGCGGATACCATAGCTGGAAAATTAGGCATACCAAAGGATTCTCAAATGAGGTCCGAGGCAGGTATAATTCATGTCCTCCATGAACTATCAGAAGACGGTCATGTATATTATCCCTATGGATCTCTCATTGAAAGGTGTAGCGAAATACTTGATGTTAAGGAAGACAAGATACCTTATGCCATTGATGCCATATCAAAAGATGGTAAGATTATAATCGATGAAGGATTTGTAAAAAAGAAAGAATCTAATGATGTGAACGCAAGGGCAGTGTATCTTGCCAAATATCATATATCAGAGTCAGGGATTGCCTTGAGATTAAGACGGCTTTTATCAACGTCAAAACAATTAAGGCTTGTAAATATTGATGAGGCAATAACCTGGGTTCAGGGGTCATTAAATATAGATTTTTCAACAAAACAGCTTGAGGCAATAAAAGAAGCAATCCATTCAAAGATAATGATTATCACTGGTGGCCCTGGCACAGGCAAGACTACTATAATAAAGGCGATAATTAATATCTATAAAAGGATGGGACAAAAGGTTCTTTTGGCAGCCCCTACAGGCAGGGCAGCCAAAAGGATGACAGAGGCTACAGAACATGAGGCAAAGACCATCCACCGTCTCCTTGAATACAGTCCCGGCAGCGGATCATTTAAAAAAAATGAAGAGAACCCCCTTGATGCAGACCTTATAATAATAGATGAGACATCCATGGTAGACACAATCATTATGTACTATCTTTTGAAGGCAGTTAAGACAAAGACGACATTGATATTTGTAGGGGATGCAGATCAATTGCCATCTGTGGGGGCAGGGAATGTCTTAAAGGACCTCATAGATTCTGGATATATTCCTACAATAAGATTGAATGAGATATTTAGACAGTCAAGGGAGAGCATGATCATTGTCAATGCCCACAGGGTCAATAATGGTGAAATGCCTTTTATGAAAAAAGGGTTTAACAATAAAGAGGATTTTTTCTTTACAGAGATCGAAGACTCTGAGGAGGTGGTAAGACATATAATATATTTATGCAGGGATGCTGTGCCAAAGAGATATGGTTTTGACCCGCTTCGTGATATCCAGGTTTTAACGCCTATGCACAGGGGAATAGCAGGTGTGGCAAATCTTAACAAGGAGTTACAGGAGGCATTGAATCCTCACGGAAAGGAACTCATAAGAGGCGGCAGGGCGTTCAGGATAGGGGATAAGGTAATGCAGATAAGAAATAACTATGACAAAGATGTATACAATGGTGATATAGGAAGGATTGTCACAATAGACCAGGAGGTTCAAGAAATTTATGTGGATTATGATGGGAGGTTGGTGACATATGAATTTTCAGAACTCGACGAGATAATACTCGCATACGCCATCTCTGTCCATAAGTCTCAAGGTAGCGAATACCCCGTTGTCATCATGCCTGTCCTCACCCAGCATTATATGCTCCTTCAGAGAAACCTTTTATATACAGGAATAACAAGGGGTAAGAAATTAGTATTTATAATAGGCACAAAAAAGGCGCTTTTTATAGCCATTAAAAACAACAAACCCCTTAAAAGATTTACACTGCTTAAGGAAAGACTTTTATTTAATAAAGGTCTTTAG
- a CDS encoding adenylate/guanylate cyclase domain-containing protein, protein MKLGILIIDDEEGIRRSLTRILREDGYIVYAAPNGEEALTIVQNNPSNFDIVLCDLIMPGIDGIKTMEEINKLHYEATKIILTGYGTLESSIKAIELGIDGFITKPFENKELKWKIKEYYIKRKMRQFIAPDIFHELINKPSQLEPKLSVISILFSDIRGFTEISSRIPPEELAILLNRYYFQPMSELVKKYNGMVDKYIGDSVMALFGVPVYHERHEEDAVNCAMEMIELTKDLNKGFDIGIGISTGHVVTGVFGSVNKKEYTALGMPVNIAARLQKVALPGEIIISEDTKKGLNNNIPFEKGGALNVAGSSLPVIYYKWNRHDKV, encoded by the coding sequence ATGAAGCTCGGCATCCTTATTATTGACGATGAAGAGGGCATAAGACGGTCTCTTACAAGGATACTTAGAGAAGATGGATATATTGTTTATGCTGCACCCAATGGTGAGGAGGCATTGACGATAGTTCAAAATAATCCTTCTAATTTTGATATAGTCTTATGTGACCTTATTATGCCAGGTATCGATGGCATAAAGACCATGGAGGAGATAAATAAGCTCCATTATGAGGCAACAAAGATAATACTTACAGGATACGGTACCCTTGAGTCATCTATAAAGGCTATTGAGTTAGGGATAGATGGCTTTATAACAAAACCCTTTGAAAACAAGGAATTGAAATGGAAGATAAAAGAATACTATATAAAAAGGAAGATGAGACAGTTTATTGCCCCTGATATATTCCATGAGCTCATAAACAAACCAAGCCAGCTTGAACCTAAACTATCTGTTATAAGCATACTCTTTTCTGATATCAGGGGTTTCACAGAGATATCATCCCGGATACCCCCTGAGGAACTTGCCATACTCCTAAACAGGTATTATTTTCAACCTATGAGCGAGTTAGTAAAAAAATACAATGGAATGGTGGATAAATACATAGGTGATAGCGTGATGGCTCTATTCGGTGTCCCTGTCTATCATGAAAGACACGAAGAGGATGCAGTCAACTGTGCCATGGAGATGATTGAGCTCACAAAAGATCTCAACAAGGGCTTTGATATTGGAATCGGGATCAGCACAGGCCATGTGGTTACAGGGGTCTTTGGTTCTGTCAACAAAAAAGAATACACAGCCCTTGGTATGCCTGTAAATATTGCTGCAAGGCTTCAAAAGGTTGCATTGCCAGGCGAGATAATCATATCAGAGGATACAAAAAAGGGTCTAAATAATAATATACCATTTGAAAAAGGTGGCGCGTTGAATGTAGCAGGGTCCTCTTTGCCTGTTATATATTATAAATGGAACAGACATGATAAGGTTTAA
- a CDS encoding bifunctional (p)ppGpp synthetase/guanosine-3',5'-bis(diphosphate) 3'-pyrophosphohydrolase, with product MIRFNDIVEELTKYNPEADVEILEKAYIFSAKAHKGQVRLSGEPYLIHPLEVAHTLTKMNLDVPSIVSGLLHDTIEDSYVNKEEIEKYFGKEVAEIVDGVTKISKIQIKASEDSKAENIRKMILAMSKDIRVILIKLADRYHNMQTLNFVSEDKQIEIAKETLDIYAPLAHRLGMEWMKGELEDTAFKYLKPFEYNIISQKITKKRREREQYINEVKALIKNKLEESGIIAEVSGRAKRIYSIYRKMINEKVDIDDIYDLTAFRVIVNTVKECYEALGYIHSFFKPIPGKFSDYIALPKANMYQSLHTKVVGPYGEKIEIQIRTQDMHKLAEDGIAAHWKYKEGKIFNAKEEKIFQWLRRIIEWQQELKDNKEFLEIFKIDLFPDDIFVFTPRGDVKELPKGATPVDFAYAIHTQLGHTCVGAKVNGKLVPLKHILKSGDVVDIQTSPSHKPSKDWLGFVKTSRAKTKIRQWIKTEQREKSIELGKALLEKELTKHDLSFSKMLKSGELEGLAKDFSYETLDDLFADVGYGIHTPLQIIGKYVPEESKPGKIKQIIKTITKTRDSSIKIKGVDGLVVKFARCCNPIPGDKIFGFITRGRGLTIHVEDCPNVHTYDEQRKVDVTWELNKDFTYPVRLKIAGEDRKGLLSDISTIMSSHKANIISAQAMTYPDKSATGVYEIEIKHMSQLQKIIKSIQKVKGVRSVERMRGTA from the coding sequence ATGATAAGGTTTAACGATATAGTTGAAGAACTGACAAAATATAATCCCGAAGCAGATGTGGAGATCCTTGAAAAGGCATACATCTTCTCTGCCAAGGCACACAAGGGACAGGTTCGTTTATCTGGAGAGCCTTATCTAATACACCCCCTTGAGGTTGCACATACACTTACCAAGATGAACCTTGATGTTCCCAGCATTGTATCAGGGCTCTTACATGATACCATAGAGGATTCATATGTAAACAAAGAGGAGATAGAGAAGTATTTCGGCAAAGAGGTGGCAGAGATAGTAGATGGAGTAACAAAGATAAGCAAGATACAGATCAAGGCATCTGAGGACTCAAAGGCTGAAAACATCAGGAAGATGATCCTTGCCATGAGCAAGGATATAAGGGTCATACTGATAAAACTTGCAGACAGATACCATAATATGCAGACCCTTAATTTTGTATCAGAGGATAAGCAGATTGAGATTGCCAAGGAAACCCTTGATATATATGCACCTCTTGCCCATAGGCTCGGAATGGAATGGATGAAGGGAGAGCTTGAGGATACAGCCTTTAAATATCTAAAGCCTTTTGAATACAATATAATAAGCCAGAAGATTACAAAAAAAAGAAGGGAGAGGGAGCAATATATAAATGAGGTGAAAGCCCTCATAAAAAACAAACTTGAAGAATCAGGTATAATAGCAGAAGTATCAGGGAGGGCAAAAAGGATTTATAGTATTTATAGAAAGATGATAAATGAAAAGGTGGATATTGACGATATCTACGACTTAACAGCCTTCAGGGTAATCGTAAATACTGTAAAGGAATGCTATGAGGCTTTAGGCTACATTCACTCTTTTTTCAAACCCATACCTGGTAAATTTAGTGACTATATAGCCTTGCCAAAGGCAAATATGTATCAATCACTCCATACAAAAGTCGTAGGCCCCTATGGCGAGAAAATAGAAATACAGATAAGAACCCAGGATATGCATAAACTGGCAGAGGATGGTATTGCAGCCCACTGGAAGTATAAAGAAGGAAAGATCTTTAACGCAAAGGAAGAAAAGATATTCCAGTGGTTAAGAAGGATAATAGAATGGCAGCAGGAATTAAAGGATAACAAGGAATTCCTTGAGATATTCAAGATAGACCTTTTCCCTGATGATATATTTGTCTTCACTCCAAGAGGCGATGTAAAGGAATTGCCAAAAGGTGCAACACCTGTAGATTTTGCCTATGCCATCCATACCCAGCTCGGTCATACATGCGTTGGAGCAAAAGTCAATGGTAAGCTTGTCCCTTTAAAACATATACTGAAGAGTGGAGACGTGGTAGACATTCAGACAAGCCCATCCCATAAACCGAGCAAAGACTGGTTGGGATTTGTGAAGACATCAAGGGCAAAGACAAAGATAAGACAGTGGATTAAGACAGAGCAGCGGGAAAAAAGTATCGAATTAGGCAAGGCGCTTCTGGAAAAAGAACTTACAAAACATGATCTCAGCTTCTCTAAGATGTTGAAATCAGGGGAACTCGAGGGCCTTGCAAAGGATTTTAGCTATGAGACATTAGATGACCTCTTTGCCGATGTTGGCTATGGCATCCATACACCACTGCAGATAATAGGTAAATATGTCCCTGAAGAATCAAAACCGGGAAAGATAAAACAGATAATAAAGACCATAACAAAGACAAGGGATAGCTCCATTAAGATAAAAGGTGTGGACGGGCTTGTTGTAAAGTTTGCAAGATGCTGCAACCCCATACCAGGGGATAAGATATTCGGATTTATAACAAGAGGAAGAGGTCTTACCATCCATGTAGAGGACTGTCCAAATGTCCATACCTATGACGAACAGAGGAAGGTAGATGTAACATGGGAACTAAACAAAGACTTTACCTATCCTGTAAGGCTTAAGATAGCCGGGGAAGACAGAAAGGGTCTCTTATCTGATATAAGCACCATTATGTCTTCACACAAGGCAAATATAATAAGTGCACAGGCAATGACATACCCTGATAAATCTGCCACAGGCGTTTACGAGATAGAGATAAAACACATGTCACAGCTACAGAAGATAATAAAATCTATACAGAAGGTTAAGGGTGTAAGGTCAGTGGAGAGGATGAGGGGCACGGCATGA
- the rpmB gene encoding 50S ribosomal protein L28 codes for MARVCEICGKGKQNGYNVSHAHNKTKREWLPNLQNIRIIKDGAVKKVRICTKCIKKGIVQKAI; via the coding sequence ATGGCACGGGTATGTGAGATATGCGGTAAAGGAAAACAGAATGGCTACAATGTAAGCCATGCCCATAATAAAACAAAAAGAGAGTGGTTGCCCAATCTTCAGAATATCAGGATAATAAAGGATGGGGCTGTAAAGAAGGTTAGAATATGCACAAAATGTATTAAAAAAGGTATTGTCCAGAAAGCTATTTAG
- a CDS encoding MBL fold metallo-hydrolase, whose product MKRLCLFIIMLVFFISSGMVYADPIKSKEMVKNIQWLGHDTFRISADKNIYIDPFKIKNKDSADLILITHGHHDHCSPDDIAKITGPNTMIITPPSCAEKIKGNIKVVKRQDNIEINGVDIEVVPAYNVDKQYHPKTADGVGYILNIKGVRIYHAGDTDRIPEMKGFRKIGIALLPVSGKYVMTAEEAVLAAMDIKPHIAIPMHYGTIIGSVSDAQRFAQALKGKVEVIILKEEQ is encoded by the coding sequence ATGAAAAGATTGTGCCTTTTTATTATCATGTTAGTTTTTTTCATCTCTTCAGGGATGGTTTATGCCGATCCAATCAAATCAAAGGAGATGGTGAAAAACATTCAATGGCTCGGACATGACACATTCAGGATATCTGCAGATAAAAACATATATATAGATCCCTTTAAGATTAAAAATAAAGATTCTGCGGATCTGATTCTTATCACCCATGGTCATCATGACCACTGTTCTCCCGACGATATTGCCAAGATTACAGGCCCTAACACAATGATTATCACCCCTCCCTCATGCGCCGAAAAGATTAAAGGTAATATCAAGGTTGTAAAGAGGCAAGATAATATCGAAATAAATGGTGTGGATATTGAGGTTGTGCCTGCATATAATGTGGACAAGCAATATCATCCAAAGACAGCAGACGGGGTAGGTTATATATTAAATATAAAAGGTGTAAGAATATATCATGCCGGTGATACAGACAGGATACCAGAGATGAAAGGATTCAGAAAAATAGGCATTGCCCTTTTGCCTGTTTCAGGTAAATATGTCATGACTGCAGAAGAGGCGGTTTTGGCTGCCATGGATATAAAGCCACACATTGCCATACCCATGCATTACGGCACAATCATCGGCTCTGTTTCAGATGCCCAGAGGTTTGCCCAGGCCCTAAAGGGTAAGGTGGAGGTGATAATCCTAAAGGAAGAACAATAG
- a CDS encoding radical SAM protein, with translation MNLISRYPILCLFLPCIPSRLILRRRCKTKIIHTLEPFEICSIRPPTENYSLTFRLTRNCGWNRCLFCPVYKYGVKFSRRTIDEVKKDIERAKKIDDYIMENLISGITSIGEGYSELEKIIKELKNVGKEDNDNVQNTIDNYGDERIKWFSQWFKDKPDLEDSLNHVYTWRMAGGETCFFGDANTLLVKPDFFAQVMEYVNMHFPTLKRFTVYGRTNTAAHMDIEDLRSFGKAGLNRIHFGIESGSNRVLSFMKKGVTGEEHIEGCLKTREAGISPSVYIMPGLGGNNWSHEHAYETAHVLTKAMPDYIRIRTLEIFAGTPLMRAKEAGEFIEAEEEQVVKEIKIIVENTEAETTIISDSASNLLDVHGRLPWDRKNMLSVINTYLDLSPREKLEFSLSSRLNSFMGQYGGITQDIYKLLMPYIGKGSIDTSIIPHEDLKRITRHIRSKLMP, from the coding sequence GTGAATTTGATATCCAGATACCCCATCTTATGCCTGTTCCTTCCATGTATTCCATCAAGGTTGATATTAAGGAGGAGATGTAAAACGAAAATCATTCACACCCTTGAACCCTTTGAAATATGTTCCATAAGACCCCCTACTGAGAATTATAGCCTTACCTTTAGGCTCACCAGAAATTGTGGTTGGAACAGATGTCTTTTCTGTCCTGTGTATAAATACGGAGTAAAATTCTCGAGAAGGACTATAGATGAGGTAAAAAAAGATATAGAAAGGGCAAAGAAAATTGATGACTATATCATGGAGAACTTAATATCAGGGATAACCTCTATAGGTGAAGGCTACAGTGAACTGGAAAAGATAATAAAGGAACTAAAAAATGTTGGCAAAGAGGATAATGATAATGTGCAAAACACCATAGACAATTATGGTGACGAGAGGATAAAATGGTTTTCCCAATGGTTTAAGGATAAACCCGATCTTGAAGACAGCCTTAACCATGTGTATACCTGGCGTATGGCAGGTGGAGAGACATGTTTCTTTGGAGATGCAAATACACTTCTGGTTAAACCTGATTTTTTTGCTCAGGTGATGGAATATGTAAACATGCATTTTCCTACCCTTAAAAGGTTTACCGTCTATGGAAGGACAAATACTGCTGCCCATATGGATATAGAAGACCTAAGGTCCTTTGGAAAAGCAGGTCTTAACAGGATACACTTCGGTATAGAGAGTGGAAGCAATAGGGTTCTTTCTTTTATGAAAAAAGGTGTTACTGGAGAAGAACATATAGAAGGTTGTTTAAAAACAAGAGAGGCAGGCATATCCCCTTCTGTGTATATCATGCCAGGCCTTGGAGGAAACAATTGGTCTCACGAGCATGCATATGAGACAGCCCATGTCCTCACAAAGGCCATGCCTGATTACATAAGGATAAGGACACTGGAGATATTTGCAGGAACCCCCCTTATGAGGGCAAAGGAGGCTGGTGAATTCATAGAGGCAGAAGAGGAACAGGTAGTAAAAGAGATAAAGATAATCGTGGAGAACACAGAGGCTGAAACCACCATCATAAGCGATAGTGCATCAAACCTCTTAGATGTCCATGGAAGGCTTCCCTGGGACAGAAAAAACATGCTCTCTGTGATAAATACTTATCTTGACCTCAGCCCCAGAGAAAAACTGGAATTCAGTCTTTCATCGCGTCTGAACTCATTTATGGGTCAATACGGTGGAATCACCCAGGATATCTACAAACTCCTCATGCCTTATATCGGCAAAGGCAGCATCGATACCTCTATAATCCCCCATGAGGACCTGAAAAGGATCACAAGGCACATAAGGTCAAAATTGATGCCGTGA
- a CDS encoding cupin domain-containing protein, translating to MKKKVFIVVFLIFFTGIFCSAGENHIEVKVLTKTGLSWNGAPLPLYKNAKPEITVLKITIPPGTSLPMHQHPVINVGYMISGELTVYCEDGKVLHLKEGDSIVEVVDTWHYGKNQGDQPAVIVVVYAGYEGVPITIYKK from the coding sequence ATGAAGAAAAAGGTTTTTATAGTTGTATTTTTGATTTTTTTCACAGGCATATTTTGTTCTGCCGGTGAAAATCATATAGAGGTAAAGGTATTGACAAAGACAGGCCTCTCCTGGAATGGCGCACCCCTTCCTTTATATAAAAATGCAAAACCTGAAATCACTGTATTGAAGATTACTATCCCACCAGGCACTTCATTACCTATGCATCAACACCCTGTTATTAATGTGGGATATATGATAAGCGGTGAATTAACTGTGTATTGTGAAGATGGGAAGGTATTGCACCTAAAAGAGGGCGATTCTATTGTAGAGGTGGTAGATACATGGCACTATGGGAAAAACCAAGGTGATCAGCCTGCAGTAATAGTCGTTGTCTATGCAGGATACGAGGGTGTGCCCATCACAATATACAAAAAATGA
- a CDS encoding MFS transporter, translated as MIEVAIWKTLRYRWFVFWILAIQYLLVYFHRVCPAVVASDLINNFRISGTSLGVLASTYFYSYGIMQIPVGILSDRWGAKNVIILFGIVASLGSIVFGLSQSFGVAVVSRILVGFGVSAIFIGTMKILTRWFRAIEYARISGMLMSIGGAGWLVATTPLALASQMFGWRVSFIAIGCITLIMAFITWRVVADSPENRGLPEITEPFHKEQKKGSGIKDIFILFRERHFWAIAIWFLFRGGALFGFYGLWAGPYLMDVYGLSKYTTGNILSMIAFAMIFISPVLGHLSDKTFSSRKKILVGTSIINVVCWLILAIRFDSLSIGELYVLFFFMGITISSVGTIAIISTKEFFPVEIAGTSMGTMNIFPFIGGLIFQPFLGYILDMGGKTGDSYAPSGYKAVIWILLMGSVLALLSVLFSKETMKR; from the coding sequence ATGATAGAAGTTGCCATATGGAAGACCCTTAGATACCGGTGGTTTGTCTTCTGGATTCTTGCCATCCAGTATCTCCTTGTCTATTTTCACAGGGTTTGTCCTGCTGTAGTTGCATCAGACCTTATCAATAACTTCCGTATATCCGGCACTTCACTTGGTGTCCTTGCATCTACCTATTTTTATTCATACGGCATCATGCAGATACCTGTTGGTATACTCTCTGACCGCTGGGGTGCCAAGAATGTTATTATCCTATTCGGTATTGTTGCCTCGTTGGGCTCAATTGTTTTCGGTTTGTCGCAGAGTTTTGGTGTTGCTGTGGTATCGAGAATACTGGTAGGTTTTGGCGTATCAGCCATTTTTATAGGCACAATGAAGATACTTACACGCTGGTTTAGAGCTATTGAATATGCCCGTATATCAGGGATGTTGATGTCTATAGGTGGTGCAGGATGGCTGGTTGCCACTACACCCCTTGCGTTGGCTTCCCAGATGTTTGGATGGCGTGTGTCTTTTATTGCAATAGGCTGTATCACCCTTATTATGGCTTTTATCACATGGAGGGTAGTAGCAGATTCTCCGGAAAATAGAGGGCTCCCTGAGATCACAGAACCCTTCCACAAAGAACAAAAAAAAGGTAGTGGCATAAAAGATATATTCATTTTATTCAGAGAAAGGCATTTCTGGGCAATAGCCATATGGTTTCTCTTTAGAGGAGGCGCCCTCTTTGGTTTTTATGGCCTTTGGGCAGGCCCTTATTTGATGGATGTATATGGTCTGTCCAAGTATACAACTGGTAACATCCTTTCTATGATAGCATTTGCCATGATTTTTATTAGCCCTGTCCTCGGACACCTATCAGATAAGACCTTCTCCAGTAGAAAAAAGATACTTGTGGGGACATCCATAATCAATGTGGTATGCTGGCTTATACTGGCCATAAGGTTTGATAGCCTGAGTATCGGAGAGCTATATGTTTTATTCTTTTTTATGGGGATAACTATAAGTTCGGTGGGGACCATTGCCATCATATCAACAAAGGAGTTCTTTCCTGTTGAGATCGCAGGGACATCCATGGGCACCATGAATATCTTTCCATTTATTGGTGGGCTGATATTTCAGCCATTTTTAGGCTATATCCTTGATATGGGAGGCAAGACAGGGGATTCTTATGCACCTTCAGGGTATAAGGCAGTCATATGGATCCTTCTTATGGGGAGTGTCCTTGCCCTCTTAAGTGTCCTTTTTTCTAAAGAGACCATGAAGAGGTGA
- a CDS encoding flavodoxin family protein: MKIVILNGNTKKSGFIAGALSIVSSYLVSKGIDVQYISLYESDIKDCIGCFNCLKTGQCIVKDDMEKIIDAMKEADGFVIGSPVRNGHTTACYKRFIERITYTLGFTLLLEDKYTLAISSVGYLGGKKINRIFLGLQSIFHTRLSGFLFYKLGGITSKIEPSDVRLEIERATDRFVSDIKTQSKRSIFNRIAFYIDRMAVRKMMLEKYPDTYANVIKCWKEKGYMS; the protein is encoded by the coding sequence ATGAAGATAGTTATTTTAAATGGAAATACAAAAAAGAGCGGTTTTATTGCAGGCGCTTTGTCTATTGTATCATCTTATCTTGTATCAAAAGGCATAGATGTTCAGTATATTTCCCTTTATGAATCAGATATAAAAGACTGTATAGGATGTTTTAATTGTCTGAAGACAGGTCAATGTATCGTAAAGGATGACATGGAGAAGATTATAGATGCCATGAAGGAGGCAGATGGGTTTGTCATAGGCTCTCCTGTAAGAAATGGTCATACAACTGCATGTTATAAACGATTTATAGAGAGGATAACCTATACATTGGGTTTTACCCTACTTTTAGAGGATAAATATACCCTTGCTATTTCATCTGTAGGTTATTTAGGTGGAAAGAAAATAAATAGAATTTTTTTAGGGCTACAAAGTATCTTTCATACAAGGTTGTCAGGTTTTCTTTTTTACAAACTTGGCGGAATAACTTCAAAGATTGAGCCTTCAGATGTGAGATTGGAGATAGAAAGGGCTACAGATAGATTCGTTTCTGATATAAAGACTCAATCCAAGAGAAGTATCTTTAATAGAATTGCCTTTTATATAGATAGAATGGCAGTTCGCAAGATGATGCTTGAAAAGTATCCTGATACATATGCAAATGTTATAAAATGCTGGAAAGAGAAGGGTTATATGTCTTAG